Below is a genomic region from Macaca thibetana thibetana isolate TM-01 chromosome 1, ASM2454274v1, whole genome shotgun sequence.
ATGCTGGTGACTTCCTAGTCTATATCTcaaattatatttggaaaaatagatTAGGTTAAGTGAGATGAGATaatagctgggatcataggtgtgtgACATTGCACGTGTCAGATGCAAtgatcccagctattagggaggctgaagtgagaggatagcttgagcttgggagttcaagaccagcttgggcaacatagtaagacctgccttaaaaaaaaaaaaagaaagaaagaaagaaagaaaaggtcgACCCAAAATCTCAGTAGATTAATATGGAAAAGTTTACTTTTTGCTCATATAGAATCTATTGAAGGTCCAAGTGACTCCCCAAAGAAACTGTCCTCCATATGCTGACTCAAGGATCCAGGGTTAGAACTCTCACCTTCACCTTCCCATCATAAAATCTCCATTGTTGTGGGAGAGGGTCAGAGGAGGTCTTGCATCAGCAATTAAATGTTTTGACTAAATGGGACGTGCATCACTTCATTCACtgcccattggccagaacttgtCGCATGACAAGGGAGGTTCCACacaagaaagagaggagaacTGGTTGTTGGTGAGAACTAGTACTGTCTACCACACAATTCTAGATCTCTTTTGTGAGCCCCAGATCTGTGCATCCAACTGCTCTCTCAACATCTTTACCTGAAGGTTCCACTGGCACCCCAAATCCAATGTGTCCAAAattaaactcattattttttctcaatcCTATAACCCCTTCTTTTATATTCTCAAAGTTAGTTGATGGATACAACGCAGGAAACGTAGTTATtaccacctcccctctctctcttactTTCCTCTCACACCTAATAAATGACTAGACTCATCACCTATCTACTCTACCTCTTCCCCATGGCCATTGCCTCTATTCAGATCATCCTAATTTCTCACTTGGAACTCTACAACACCAAAGGATTCTTCACCCACTGTTTGGCACCTCACTGGTCCCCTCTACACTCTGTTGCCTTAACCCAAATGTGCTTGTGTTACTCCTCTTCAGCAGTCGTTCCATTGCCTATAAGGGTAAAGTATGTTTAGGGCCTGCCATTACCTGGTTTTATCTATCCTCTCCAGCCTTTCCCCTTCCATCCCCCACCCTTATCCTATCCTCATTCCCCATAGCACCACCTATGCTGAGATACTTGCATTTCCCCAAACTCAAGCATTGTGCCAAAGCATGCTCTTGTTTACCCTGTCCCTCTACCTGGAATACACTTCCTTCCTCAGTCTGCCTAGAAAATTATTCATCTTTCAAGGTGCAACTCAAACATTATCTCCTCTATGAGGCTTTTCTTGACACCTATCCTCCCTCCTTATCGTGTAGCCCGACCCCTTTGTTCATTGCATCTCACTCTATCCTGTACAGATGTCTCACATCTACAATATTTCATTATGCTTATTTTTGTGACTGGCCAGTCTGGAGCATGCTTTTGTAGATGAATGAACATATCTCTCTCTCTACAAGAGACAGATCCCGCAAGTCAAGAACTATGTCTTACTCATTATTGAACCTCCAGAGCTCGGCAGGGTGTTTGGGTAGGTGCTAAGTAAATGTCTGATTAATTAGTTAATCCTCCCTCTAAGTCTTGAACTACAGCTGTTTCCTTCTctggctcctcttcctccttcttgccCTTTGGTGGTATCTTTGATCATTATCTGATCTTTTATCCCCCATTGTTTTTGCTGCCACTTTCCTAAATATCTCTCAAATCCATATATATCTCTTCATCTCTCTACTGCTACCATCCTAGTCCACGTTACTATTACCCTCCTCAACTGGATCACTGCAGTAATCTCTCAACCGGTCTATTTGTATCTATTCTGGCTAACTTCCAATCTGTTTGCTCCAGTTTTAGTGATTGTTCCATAATGCAGGCCTGATCGTGTCACCcttgtttaaatatgtttagtaCAGATAAACCCACTTCTCTTAAAGACAAAAGTTGTGAGGGACTGGCCCCTTCCTGCCTATTTAACCTCATCCTCATCATGCTCCACCCCCTGCTCACACCCCAGTGCCACTTCACATACTTCCTCTTTCAGTTTTTGTcaaactagtctttttttttttttttttccccttcaactTCCTACCCTCCTTCTGGCACAgggtttttaaatgttctattcCCTCCAAACTTTCCCTTCCTCTTGGTCTAGTGGAACTCCAACTCACATTTCTGATCTCAGTTTAAATGTTGGGTCGTTTTATTTTTTGGCTCTAGGAAGGCTTCCCTGGTCCTCTTCCCCTCTGTTGTAGGCATCCATGGCACAGGGTCCTGATCCTTCACAGCACACTTAACAATCACAATTTGCCATTTCTTTGTGTGGTAAGGGCCTCCTTTACTAGCGTGAAAGTTCCATGAAGGCAGGCCCTCATGCTCGTCATAATATCCTCAAAGCTTAGAATGGGACatagcacatagtaaatgttcaataaatgttttggagtaagtgaatgaagaaatgaattatCTCAGCAACTGGGATTCGAAAACTTGAAGTAATCATTGACTCATCCTACTGTTTTATTCCCCATATCCAGGTCCCAAGTTATATGTCCTCCAATTTTATGATCCCTGTGGTTCAGCCCACACCCTCACTACACAATACCCAGAATATCCCCATACCCTCTAGTTTCTTTGTCTCTACCCAAAATTTATCTTATATGATATGGTACAATCTGTCATAAAGGTTATGTTTACCATGTTATATCTCAATCAAAAAGatttagtgtttattttaaaaatattttaaatatatcttgcTTGGATTTAAAGCTCCCCACCATCTGGCTAAAATCCATCTATGTCAACTATTTTTCATCTCCCACCCTCTCCAAATGCCcctccctatttatttatttatttatttaagcaccctgtcacccaggctgaagtgcaacggcatgatcgtgactcactgcagcctcaaactcctgggctcaaaggatccccctgcctcagcctcccaaagtgctggattacaggcgtcaaccaccacacccagtcaaaatGTTCCACTCTTGAACTGTGCTAATATCCTAGAAATACATCACTTGAATTTCAGCAACCAACCCTGGGCCTAGGACACCTCTCCCACAGCCCTTTCTTCCTCCATCCATCCAAAGCCTATCTGTGCTCCAGGTTTACCTGCACACATCCTTGCCTGATTTTTCCAGCTCTGCCAGCTGTGAGTTACTCTTCTCTCCACCTGAAAACCTCTTCCTCAGACTCTGTGCCTGGCTAGCTCCTGCTCATCCTCAAGTTCTCTAAGTGGAAATGTCCACTCCTTAGAGAAGCCTTCCCCAGTCCTCCATCTTCTCTAAAGATGTTCTCCCAGTGTATTCTCTCTAGCTAGCACTCTGTTTCTTTCCCTCATGGCCCTAATACAATGTGTCATTGACTTatcatttccttgtttttcatttctcttctcaaTTAGGTGGTAGAGTCCATGAGGCAAGGAACTTTTCTGCCTTGCTCTCCAAAAAACCTATAATAACCTGGTCAGTTATTAAACCCATATAAcctggtcaggcacggtggctcacatctgttatcccagcactttgggagactgaggcaggcagatcacctgaggtcaggagttcaagaccagcctgaccaacatggtgaaacccatctctactaaaaatgcaaaattagccgggcatggtggcacatgcctgtaatcttgggaggctgaggcaggagaattgcttgagcccaggaggtggaggttgcagtgagctgaggttgcaccactgcactccagcctgggcaacacgcatgaaattccatctcaaaaagaaaaaaagaaaaaaaaaacctataacaCCAGCTCACTGTATAGCCTACAGCATTTACTTAATtagtatatttattaatattattttacagaaaaatttataaagaaatgattcGCCTTCCCTTTGAAGGGATCTCATACTCTTAACACATTTGAAGTCTGCACAGCTAGTACTTAACTCTTAACACTGTTTGCTCTTCGTTTTTCGTTATCAGCCTCATCTCCCTGGTTAGAATAGATGAGATTATAAGGTTTTTGATGGCAATAATAATGTCATAGTGATGCGATCTCCACAGTAAATCTGACACAGTGGTTAAAGTaaatacttagtaaatatttaattagcAAGAAACCTGTCTTACCTCCTTACATTCTGGCATTCATGTGTCAGACACAaagttacaaaagaaagatgaaaaaatcaTAATGTTGACCTCAAAGAGGAAGCCTACCCTTGAGTTTAGACAGGATCTTTGCGACATACAATGTGATGCTGGAAGTGGCAGGGGCAGTAATCTTTATTTCGTCATTTCTGAAACATAGGAGAGGTAACGGAAGCAAGTGAAATGCTCAATCTTAGACGATTGCGTCGTATGACCGGACTTTTTCTTGAAAGGTAAATGCATTTACCACATGCTCTTAATCTAGATTAAATAATCACTTACCAAAAGAAAGTGTCGTCTAATTGTTAGTGGCTTCTGTCACTTGTTTTATTTGGTGCGGGAAGGGTTGTATTTGAATGGTTCTATTTAGTTGATGGATTTTACAGCAGTCAGTAAGATTCTCCAATGCTGGATGAAACGTGAAAAAGTATATATAGCACCgcttctcttttaatttatgCTTCTGCCAAATGTTTAGGTTGTGCTTAAAGGGAAATGTATTTCCTGCTTTTCTTGGCCTGGATTTGTGAGTAACTATTTCCCTGTGTGTGATGATTTTGTCCATTTATGTGAAAGTTCGGGTGAAGTGGCCTAACGTTTTCACAATGGCTATGGTGACATTTTTGTAAATTCAGAACTGCTGCAGTGAATTTCAGGATTTTACAGAAACCTATGATCCTATCTTCTTCCACCTCTCCAGTGGCGAAGCCTAGTGTAAGCTCATATTCTGTTTAGCACCAAcgtatatttcaatattttaaaaatattatgtcaatatttaaagaatattatgTCAATATATTATGATGGTCTGCAAAGAGCACCATTGATGTACAAGTTAGAAAAGGAGCAAAATGTGTCAGAATAATTACCACTGCCGATTCTGCTGAAGACTGTGAGCTTCCTATTCTCATGGCTCAGACTCCTCACCATATTTTCCCGTTGGCCCCTTTCTTATCTGACATTGCATGATCTAAAAATGTTTGGTGAATTGTAAGGTACTTGGTAATGTTGCTGTTGCTGCTATTGTAACAGGTACAGGGAGATGAGGTGTCCTCCCAACCCTCCCACAGGTCCAAGGACTTGGAAGTTAACTTATGAGAACtgaacaatacaacaataaataattgatgacatttgtttaaagaaatgaccttaaatatagaagaaataacaaaGCCAAAACATTTTCCCATGAGTTTGCCTAAATATGAAGTAACATTTTggccccctaaaaaaaaaaaatcagggaggCATACAATGTTTTATGCATAAAAATATCTGTTTCATTGTAATtgattcaaataaaaatggaaacaattctATCAAGTGGAGAATTCGTTAAGCAAGTTATAGTACATAGCTAGAGCAGAAAGACCCATCACCactaaaaatgttataaaaagttTTTAGTAACATAGAAGAATGTGTATGGCAAAATGCTAAATATAAAAGGAAGATATAAcctcttataaaaagaaatatctcaactagctttttaaaaaatgcatggaaGTCTGACTAAAAGGAAAGacactaaaaatattaatgagtAGTAGGAGTTTGGGTGATTTCACTTTTCTGCCTTTAGATGCTTTATACATTTTGATATAAAGCCTAAACAAGACTATTGGCAGACTTGAGAAGATAATATGTGAGCAGATTAGAAGTGTCTAATGAGGTCTAGAGTAAGGGTCTCCAAGAGCAAGTTTGTCAAAGTTTATGTAGCAATGCCAGGGAGGAGTAAGACTGATACATCAGACCCAGTTGGCAGTCAGTATAAAAATCATCCATTCATCTTCTCTCATACTTACTTCAGTTCAGTGCTTATCAAGCGAAATTATGATTTTCGTTGGCATTCTTATATATTCCCCTGATAGGCAAAATTCGCTGATTGCACCAACATGTACCTTATGTTATTTCAGTTTATACATCAGTCTCCTGTGAGTTGGTTGGTGGGAATCAGTTCTGGAGAAATCAGTCAATTCTTGGTGCCCTGATAAGATCAAATTTCTGAACCTGCAAACCTGAAGGCTGGCTGCTGAGCTGCAGAAACAACACCAGAGTTGTTGACCTCTGATGAGTGGTCTGTGACCACTGATGGCAGTAGAACACCCACAGATTGCCTCTCATTGTTACTACTCTTATATGACAATCACAGTCTCAGAGCTGGCCCTTCAGCTGGCTCTCCTCTCCAAGCTTTCTAAGAgataccttgttttattttcaggGGATGACAGCATGGGAGGAATTAGCTCCACATCTAAACCCTACACTGGTGAGTTTATGACAGGAATAATTACCTGCCTCACTTCTGagttaaaataactagaaattgTGCTGAAGGGCTGTAATGGAAAGGCACTAGCTAGTGCATTTCTGAAGTTAGAAGAATCCAATTTTACCAGGATACAGAATCTAATGCCAGGAGGGGTAAAAGGGGAAATCACAGAGACCTACCTGGCCCTTCAAATCTGAGTAGAGTGTCTCTGCTTAATATCAAACTAGGTGGGTCATTCTCCCCTATTTGTGGTGTAGGCATTGAGAAAACCACTGTGGCTGTTTTTGGCTATGCACTGTTAATAGCTGCTCTGcaaaaagagcaaacaaaaaaGGGCAACGGTTTCAAGGTCAAATTCCCCAAGGACTTTGGCAAGCATTTGTTGTTTCTCCCTAGCTGGGAGATGCTTTCCTTAGGTCAGAAGGAGCACATCTCTTCAGGGGTTCCTATTAAACTCTTTGAGGAGGGCAacacatgagattttttttttttttaatcaaagggACACTAGGCTTGTATTTCATTTATGTAGCTGATTTTTAAGTTCCAgttctaattttcatttaaaagtacTTGGAATCTAAAAAACAACATTCTCACATTTTTGCAAGAGTTGCAGGCCCATCCTTAATTTCCACTGGCTGATTGGGTAGAATGGGGCACGTGGGGACATTTAAGCTGGAAGAATATCATGAAAAGTGACAGATACACTAATACACTAattccttttatgttttcttgtagAAAAACACGGCCCTTTCTCCACAGCAGCCCCAACAACTAGCCCTGCACCGTGTCTCTCTAACCACCACAAGTAAATGAGCATTCTCCCATCTGTTTCATCTTGTACCACATAGGATTTGATGTTATGTTGACATCCTTGGCTTAGGGACTTGGGCAGGGAGACTGGGGAGAAAGGACtagaaacagtaaaagaaaaaatcagtttgTGATCTCAGGAGTATGGCTCTTAATTTGGCATCCCCTAAGCTTCAAGAGATCGATGGATCCCCTAAGCTTATAGGTAAAATTTGCTGGGTGGGGAATTATGAACATTGTGTGGGttgagggagggggagaagaagaGGCCTCAGCTTTCTCTGAGGCCTCAAATGGATGTGAAACTCAAAAGCAAAAGCTGAAAACCACTGGGTGAAAATTCATTAGTCAGTGTGAAAACAATTTCAGGAGTCCATCCATAGGCAGGAAAGGTTTCACTCTTTAGGAAAGACCTTCAAAATCCCAACAGTTCATCCTCTGCCTTTCTCTGCCAAAACAGCAAAAACTATTTAATCCTTGCCTTTTTTGCTGGGGTTCTACTGACACTGCTGCTGATAGCCTTTATCTTCCTCATCATAAAGAGCTGCAGAAAATGTAAGTGGTCTCCAAGTGATAGGACAGCCCTTCTCTGTCTGCCATTGATACTAGAATTAGCTATGAGTGAGTAACGGGAGGAGGTAGGGGAGGGTGCAGTGTGATAAAACCTGCTTAGCCCACCCTGTCTGCAGACTGAAGACTCAAAtcccttcatttttcttctgccctgcccccacccacctgccaacaccccctccccaccccacccttcacCCAAGATCGGAGGGAGAGGTTTCCCATTTCCCCAGGCCCATTGCTGAGATGGGTCCCTCTTCTTTCTGGCACCATGGCAGGTCACTCCAAGCCCCGGGTCCCGGATCCTCACTCAGATCCTCCGGCCAAGGTAAGATGACCACACTGTTTTGGCGACACTGAAGGGCTACCATCATTGGAATTCCCCTCTATACTCTGAATTATCTACTAGAATGGTGAGATTGATTTCCAGACACTGGGCAAGTGATTCTTTGACCAAAGTGCTCAGGTTGCTTCTAAAGAGCAACCTTTTTGCTCTAAACTGAACtcactccttcctcctttttctccctctgcaGCTTTCATCCATCCCAGGAGAATCACTTACCCATGCCAGCATGACTTTCAAACTCTCAGAAGATAAGAGCAATCACTTGGCTGAGAACCGTTCTGCAGACTTTGACCCCATTGTCTATGCTCAAATTAAAGTGACAAACTAACCTGGCTTTTCCAACGAGGCTTGAATCCATTTCCTCTCATCTCGGCCCCATCTTCACACATCACTTTCCCTTTTTTACAAATTTTGGATCACCACCTGTGTGAAACTGCAGTCAGAGTTGTTTAGGTGTGATCTGGCAATGCTATCCAGCAGCTTTGGAGACCAATGGTCAGTCTTTTCCTGGCCAGAGCAAAGATTGAAGGCCCTCCCACTTGAACTGACAGCCTGTGAGCCCCTTGGGGGCATAGACTGCCTTCCTTGGACCCTTCCAAAGTGTGTGGTACGGAGGTCAGTGCACAGAATATTCACCCAGCATCATGAATCAACTTGGGAGGAGTCAACCAAATGAACAGTCTACCAAGAATTTCAAATAAAGTCAAACCCCCCACAGTGCTGCCtctgtctttattatttatttgtctgttccTGCCACCTTCTCCAGAGGTCAAGACTAAAAGTGCAGAGCTCATTCACAGTCAAAAACACCACCAAAAGTGATGGCACTTGGAAACAAGCTCAGATTTGACTGGGGTGCAGGTACCAAACTATGCCACCAACTAGTGGCATTCATTTAGGCAAACTTGTTAAACTTTTCAAGGCTCAAGTCTTTCATCTTGAAAACAGAGATAACACTTACCACTAATGTTtagtatgaggattaaatgaaatatctTATACATAAGCATTCTACAcatgccagagctctacacaaACACAAGGTCCCTAGTGTATAAAGCACTATGCAAATGGAGATTTCTACCTCCATCCTATAGCATAAGAGATATGCATAACAATATTATATGAGAACCAAAGATAAAGATTAATCTGAACATTAATTCCCCCAAAAACCCAATGAATAATCACATataaaaatcccattaaaaatatCATCAGGTGAATCCCAAAggtgaacaacaacaaaacatcaaTAAGATTATTTTTCAATGGGCAGGCTTACTCTGAATTTCCTACATAAACCATAAACAAGACAGCAAAtccagaaaaatgtataaaaataaataataaaagttatatgggAAGGCTAGCCCTTGCAGCTAACTAAAAGTACCTGTTTTATTAAGCATCACTAATTAAAGCAATATGTTAATg
It encodes:
- the C1H1orf162 gene encoding transmembrane protein C1orf162 homolog isoform X1: MGGISSTSKPYTEKHGPFSTAAPTTSPAPCLSNHHNKNYLILAFFAGVLLTLLLIAFIFLIIKSCRKCHSKPRVPDPHSDPPAKLSSIPGESLTHASMTFKLSEDKSNHLAENRSADFDPIVYAQIKVTN
- the C1H1orf162 gene encoding transmembrane protein C1orf162 homolog isoform X2, whose translation is MTAWEELAPHLNPTLKNTALSPQQPQQLALHRVSLTTTNRRERFPISPGPLLRWVPLLSGTMAGHSKPRVPDPHSDPPAKLSSIPGESLTHASMTFKLSEDKSNHLAENRSADFDPIVYAQIKVTN